Proteins found in one Dermacentor silvarum isolate Dsil-2018 chromosome 8, BIME_Dsil_1.4, whole genome shotgun sequence genomic segment:
- the LOC119462126 gene encoding uncharacterized protein LOC119462126, with translation MRSLLALAFLAVAANALYYETKPELAKYQDEAECFPYEEYWYVIYRTFEHDPYLGDGKCVRLTQTKPLVNGTAEAHLKDSTGAVLDFTTELHKADGYKHYNKHNVTLLNGPKKGHSFSLYSAYSDCYECKVYRHPYAGENACSLLVPAHKKNHLTQSCKFIFHLLCGHTYQTVYDETCHAH, from the exons ATGAGGTCCCTATTGGCGCTCGCCTTCCTTGCCGTCGCTGCCAACGCGTTGTACTACGAGACGAAACCGGAGCTAGCGAAGTACCAGGACGAGGCTGAG TGCTTCCCGTACGAGGAGTACTGGTACGTCATCTACCGCACGTTCGAACACGACCCCTACCTTGGCGATGGCAAGTGCGTGCGCCTCACGCAGACCAAGCCTCTGGTGAACGGAACCGCGGAAGCACATCTCAAGGACAGCACCGGTGCGGTTCT GGACTTCACAACGGAACTGCACAAGGCGGATGGATACAAACACTACAACAAGCATAACGTGACTCTACTGAACG GACCAAAGAAGGGCCACAGCTTCAGCCTGTACAGCGCGTACTCTGACTGCTACGAATGCAAGGTCTACAGGCACCCGTACGCTGGTG aGAATGCCTGCTCGCTGCTGGTACCTGCTCACAAGAAGAACCACCTGACCCAGTCGTGCAAGTTCATCTTCCACCTCCTCTGCGGACACACCTACCAGACTGTCTACGACGAGACTTGCCACGCTCATTGA